The genomic DNA gtcATTACAAGATGATGAAAGACTGAATCAGGTCAAACAAGAAAAGAAAGCAACTCCTGTTGACTCTTACATAATGTAATTTACCTAGTAAGTATTACCACTAAGCAACAAATTTCTGGCAGCGAGTATCATTATGGATATTCTGGCACCGAATTGAGCAGAAGCGCACCGCACATCTTACACAAGTATAGTTTGCAGAGAACCCACATACAGTGCAAAAATGGCGACGAGAGGTGGAGTTAGGTGGTCCTACTGCTGCTCTCAAATAGGATGGAACATTGGGAGGTAAAGCTTCAAGGTTTGCCTGTTTCCAGATGTAGAAGAAGATTAGAACTCCTGAATCACATTGGagataatataaacaatatatattctttGTCTTTCTTGTTTTACTACCTCGTGCAGAAGTTCCAGGAACGATCTAGGGGCCTTCTTAGCATTCTCGAGTGCTTTTGCTTGACGTGTTTTACGTTTTGTTCCTTTTGAATGCTTTGCGTATGCTACAAACAAAATTTCCAGTTATGAAATACCAAACAGCTACTAGCATCATCTCTAATTCAATGCATGTTTAAGAACACAACAATGAAGATATAGGATGTTTCAAAATATACACTAAATAACTAGAGTGGCATTGTCTGGTATAAATCGTCCGGTTAATATTAATAAGATGTTCTTTACTAGTGTTAGCCAGGAAGTACGAATAGAGTGCCGTCAACAATTTCAAAGACAAtcttaacataaaaataaatgactAATCTAAATAACCTAGAACTAACATTGTTCATCGTCATCAAGAGAAGCCTCGTCATCATCGACAACTTCGACAACTTCTCTTCCTGCGTTGTCGCTCTCTAGTGCTTCAAGACGAGCCAGGGCCGCCTAGAAAAGTATGAGAATGGGGTTAAGCATGATCAATATGTGAAAATTAAAGTATGCGATAGAAAAAAGAGAGGAATTAAAGGAACCTGCGTTCGATTATCACTGTTTGTAAGCGCTGCGACCATTTTGGTGGCGACCTTACGAGTTCGGGTCGATGAACGGCGTATCGAATTAGAGATATCGTCATCCATTTCCAACGTGAAGATTCAGAAAAGGATGATGAGGTATTTCAGTAATCAATCGATCGATAATTAGCGGCGTAGGCGACTAAGAATGCCTGCAAcgagaaacaaaaaaaaaaaaaactagaccGCACGGCTTGGCTTCGTTCGACGCTGGCTCCGGCGGGATTCTGCGGGAGAAATACTTGGACTGAAGTCaggaaagaaaattaataaattgccATTCCAACTCAAATTTGgcaaataaaaatacttttttttttaaacgaagtcaaaattaaaatcattattattaaatttaaattatcttaaCTTAATCAAAAAGcaccagtggtctagtggtagaatagtaccctgcCACGGTACAGACCCGGGTTCAATTCCCGGCTGGTGCAGTAGTt from Impatiens glandulifera chromosome 9, dImpGla2.1, whole genome shotgun sequence includes the following:
- the LOC124915079 gene encoding SWR1 complex subunit 6, with the translated sequence MDDDISNSIRRSSTRTRKVATKMVAALTNSDNRTQAALARLEALESDNAGREVVEVVDDDEASLDDDEQSYAKHSKGTKRKTRQAKALENAKKAPRSFLELLHEANLEALPPNVPSYLRAAVGPPNSTSRRHFCTVCGFSANYTCVRCAVRFCSIRCQNIHNDTRCQKFVA